From a single Myotis daubentonii chromosome 5, mMyoDau2.1, whole genome shotgun sequence genomic region:
- the LOC132235010 gene encoding zinc finger protein 709-like: MKPHECKDCGKTFYDPYYFRDHERIHTGSKPYECKHCDKDFSCRTSLRRHERIHTGDKPYKCKHCGKAFSYPTYLQCHERTHTGEKPYKCKHCGKAFSYPTYLQCHERTHTGEKPYKCKHCGKAFSYPAPLQDHERTHTGEKPYECKHCGKAFHSRKYSREHERTQCGEKPYECQQCGKTFNFSTSLRHHEKMHTGEKPYECKQCGKAFRHSTSHRNHERMHTGEKPYECKECEKAFFSTKCLREHKITHHGKKSHECKECGKSFLYPYYLRNHERTHTGEKPYECKHCGKAFSYPASLRCHVRTHTGALASFAQWIECQPVD, from the coding sequence ATGAAGCCTCATGAATGTAAGGATTGTGGTAAAACATTCTATGATCCCTATTACTTTCGAGATCATGAAAGAATCCATACTGGGtcgaaaccctatgaatgtaagcattGTGATAAAGATTTCTCTTGTCGAACTTCCCTCCGACGTCATGAAAGAATTCATACTGGGGATAAACCCTATAAATGTAAGCATTGTGGCAAAGCTTTCTCTTATCCCACTTACCTCCAATGtcatgaaagaactcatactGGGGAAAAACCCTATAAATGTAAGCATTGTGGCAAAGCTTTCTCTTATCCCACTTACCTCCAATGtcatgaaagaactcatactggggagaaaccctataaatgtaaGCATTGTGGCAAAGCTTTCTCTTATCCAGCTCCCCTCCAAGATCATGAAAGAACTCATACCggagaaaaaccctatgaatgtaagcattGTGGCAAAGCCTTCCATAGTCGCAAGTACTCTCGAGAACATGAAAGAACACAATGtggagaaaagccctatgaaTGTCAGCAATGTGGTAagacttttaatttttctacatCTCTTAGACATCATGAAAAAATGCATACtggggagaaaccctatgaatgtaagcaatgtgggaaagctttcagACATTCCACTTCTCATAGAAATCATGAAAGGATGCATACtggggagaaaccctatgaatgtaaggaatgtgagAAAGCCTTTTTCTCTACCAAATGTCTTAGAGAACATAAAATAACTCACCATGGAAAGAAGTctcatgaatgtaaggaatgtggtaaaAGTTTCCTTTATCCCTATTACCTTAGAAAtcatgaaagaactcatactggggaaaaaccttatgaatgtaagcATTGTGGCAAAGCTTTCTCTTATCCAGCTTCCCTTCGATGTCATGTAAGAACTCATActggtgccctagccagttttgctcagtggatagagtgtcagcctgtggactga
- the LOC132235009 gene encoding zinc finger protein 709-like: MDSVAFEDVNVEFTMEEWAFLDPTQKKLYTDVMLETFWNLASVACILEEKCEDHDSEDQCEHHEMNLSSHMVESLCKWKDGSQFIETFRQIPHDNERKKTPTEIQLPTSRLWRQVFMHYLSFNNLMSSDTGPQLYQCEEYEEKPYKCKECGKAFKHLRYINVHEKKHSRERPYECTKCGKAYRYLSNLCRHARTHTQEKFYECKKCGKAWSSLLIFQRHMIKHTRDGPFKCKECGKEFRCPRNFRHHEMIHNGERPYECKECDKAFSSLKYLKNHTRTHDGKKPYECKECGKAFRYPTSLRNHEIAHTGEKPYECKQCGKAFSRLSYFQVHEKTHSEEKPYECKQCGKAFRSLKSSRVHERTHSGEKPYECTECGKIFGYSSSLHKHLKTHSRDKPC; encoded by the exons GACTCAGTGGCCTTTGAGGATGTTAATGTGGAGTTCACCATGGAGGAGTGGGCTTTCCTGGATCCAACCCAGAAGAAACTCTACACAGATGTGATGCTGGAAACCTTCTGGAACCTGGCATCAGTAG catgtattttagaagaaaaatgtgaAGATCATGACAGTGAAGATCAGTGTGAACATCATGAAATGAATCTTAG CAGTCATATGGTGGAGAGCCTCTGTAAATGGAAGGATGGGAGTCAATTCATAGAAACCTTCAGACAGATTCCACATGAtaatgaaaggaagaaaactcCTACTGAAATACAACTACCCACGTCCAGGTTGTGGAGACAAGTCTTCATGCATTATTTATCCTTTAATAACCTCATGAGCTCTGACACTGGACCCCAACTATACCAGTGTGAGGAATATgaagagaagccttataaatgtaaggaatgtgggaaagctttcaaGCATCTCCGATACATTAATGTacatgaaaagaaacacagtagAGAAAGACCCTATGAATGTACAAAATGTGGCAAAGCCTACAGGTATTTAAGTAACTTATGTCGACATGCAAGAACTCATACTCAGGAGAAATTCTATGAGTGTAAGAAGTGTGGGAAAGCCTGGAGCTCTCTCCTCATATTTCAAAGACACATGATCAAGCACACTAGAGATGGACCTTTTAAATGTAAGGAGTGTGGGAAAGAATTCCGATGTCCAAGAAACTTTCGACATCATGAAATGATACACAATGGAGAAAGgccctatgaatgtaaggaatgtgatAAAGCCTTCAGTTCTCTCAAATATCTTAAAAATCATACAAGGACTCATGATGGAAAGAAGCCTTATGAGTGTAAGGAATGTGGTAAAGCTTTCCGTTACCCCACTTCCCTTAGGAATCATGAAATAGCTCATACTGGGGAGAAACCCTATGAgtgtaagcaatgtgggaaagcctttagtCGTCTCAGTTACTTTCAAGTTCATGAAAAAACTCATAGTGAAGAGAAACCATATGAGTGTAAACAATGTGGCAAAGCTTTCCGTTCTCTCAAGTCCTCTCGAGTACACGAAAGAACACACAGTGGAGAAAAACCCTACGAATGTACAGAATGTGGTAAAATCTTCGGTTACTCAAGTAGTTTACATAAACATTTGAAAACACACTCTAGAGATAAACCCTGTTAA